In Flavobacterium sp. WV_118_3, one DNA window encodes the following:
- a CDS encoding lmo0937 family membrane protein gives MKDLVWLIIVVLLLGWLVGYFGFREAVGSFIHILLILAVIGILYRLATGKKL, from the coding sequence ATGAAAGATTTAGTCTGGTTAATTATAGTTGTCTTACTACTGGGATGGCTGGTTGGTTATTTCGGTTTTCGGGAAGCTGTTGGCAGTTTCATCCATATTTTATTAATACTGGCCGTTATTGGTATTTTATACCGATTGGCGACCGGCAAAAAACTATAA
- a CDS encoding agmatinase family protein, protein MNKQQKIESFDPSQPGLADASVFGLPFTAEESEIIIVPVPWEVTVSYGAGTSEGPNAILDASFQVDLQHQEFPELWKLGIYMDEAPEHWATNSAKYKSLAQPIIEALEAGEDVATFPALQSDLDKINKVCKDLKNEVKDRVLHWMKQGKKVVLLGGDHSTPLGYYEALASQHESFGILHLDAHMDLRIAYEGFTYSHASIMYNTLQIPQVSKIVQVGIRDFCEQEVEVAQKEGNRVLVHTDMDLKAETFEGKTWAQQCDDIIASLPEKVCISFDIDGMYPWYCPNTGTPVPGGFSFEQAAYLLSRLAETNKEIIGFDLVEVAPGDDDWDGNVGARMLFHMCGVLAKSQKRNVGQKIKFNR, encoded by the coding sequence ATGAACAAACAGCAAAAAATAGAAAGTTTTGATCCGTCACAACCGGGATTGGCCGATGCAAGTGTATTTGGATTACCCTTTACTGCCGAAGAAAGTGAGATTATAATTGTACCGGTGCCGTGGGAAGTTACCGTGAGCTACGGAGCGGGAACTTCTGAAGGACCGAATGCCATTTTAGACGCTTCTTTTCAGGTAGATTTACAACATCAGGAGTTTCCGGAATTGTGGAAATTAGGAATATATATGGATGAAGCGCCGGAACACTGGGCGACGAATTCCGCAAAATATAAAAGTCTGGCGCAACCGATTATCGAAGCATTGGAAGCAGGTGAAGATGTTGCAACATTCCCGGCTTTACAATCGGATTTGGATAAGATCAATAAGGTGTGTAAAGACTTGAAAAACGAGGTGAAAGACCGTGTTTTACATTGGATGAAACAAGGTAAAAAAGTGGTTTTACTTGGCGGTGATCACAGTACACCGTTAGGATACTATGAGGCGTTGGCATCACAACACGAAAGTTTTGGTATTCTGCATTTGGATGCACATATGGATTTGCGAATTGCCTACGAAGGGTTTACTTATTCGCATGCTTCGATTATGTATAATACATTGCAAATTCCGCAGGTTTCTAAAATTGTTCAGGTTGGCATCCGCGATTTCTGCGAACAGGAAGTCGAAGTGGCTCAAAAAGAAGGAAACCGCGTATTGGTACATACCGATATGGACTTGAAAGCCGAAACGTTTGAAGGGAAAACCTGGGCGCAGCAATGTGATGATATCATTGCATCCTTGCCGGAAAAAGTGTGTATTTCCTTTGATATCGACGGTATGTATCCATGGTATTGCCCGAATACGGGAACACCGGTACCGGGAGGATTCTCGTTTGAGCAGGCAGCTTATTTGTTAAGCCGATTGGCGGAAACGAATAAAGAAATCATTGGTTTTGACCTGGTGGAAGTCGCTCCGGGTGATGATGACTGGGACGGAAATGTTGGAGCAAGAATGTTGTTTCATATGTGTGGTGTTCTGGCTAAATCGCAAAAACGAAACGTCGGACAAAAAATAAAATTCAACCGATAA
- the kynU gene encoding kynureninase, whose product MTFQNTREFARQLDEKDVLAKYRSEFIFPKVNGKQVIYFTGNSLGLQPKRTKAYVDEIMDDWGNLAVEGHFYADKPWWDYHERFAAPLSTVVGAKPSEVTVMNTLTVNLHLLMVTFYRPTAKKYKIICEEKAFPSDQYMFQSQVHFHGLDPKDTIVEIKRREGEHNIRLEDVLAKIDEVGDELALVLIGGVNYYTGQVFDMKTITEAGHKYGAYVGWDLAHAAGNIKLQLHDWNVDFAAWCSYKYMNSGPGNASGCFIHEMHHNDTSLPRFAGWWGHNKERRFKMEPQFDPVRGADGWQISNLPVISLAPYLASVEMFAEVGMDKLIEKRDLLTAYLEFILQEVDKEVESEFEVITPSDPTQRACQLSVFLHGEGRALFDYLMKNGVITDWREPNVIRLAPVPFYCSFEDMYEFGQILREGILNKSK is encoded by the coding sequence ATGACATTTCAAAATACACGTGAATTTGCGAGACAGCTGGATGAAAAAGATGTATTGGCAAAGTATCGAAGCGAATTTATTTTTCCGAAGGTAAATGGAAAACAGGTAATCTATTTTACCGGTAATTCTTTGGGATTACAACCTAAAAGAACCAAAGCCTATGTGGATGAGATCATGGACGATTGGGGAAATCTGGCGGTAGAAGGTCATTTTTATGCTGACAAACCGTGGTGGGATTATCACGAACGTTTTGCCGCGCCTTTAAGTACGGTGGTGGGAGCCAAACCAAGCGAGGTGACGGTAATGAATACCCTAACAGTAAATCTGCATTTGTTGATGGTAACGTTTTACCGACCAACAGCTAAAAAATATAAAATCATTTGCGAGGAAAAAGCATTTCCAAGTGATCAATACATGTTCCAAAGTCAGGTGCATTTTCATGGCTTGGATCCAAAAGATACCATCGTGGAAATCAAACGCAGAGAAGGGGAGCACAATATCCGCCTGGAAGATGTGTTGGCGAAGATCGATGAGGTAGGTGATGAGTTGGCTTTGGTGTTGATTGGTGGAGTGAATTATTATACCGGACAGGTTTTTGATATGAAAACGATTACCGAAGCGGGTCATAAATATGGCGCGTATGTAGGTTGGGATCTGGCGCATGCAGCGGGAAATATTAAATTACAATTACACGACTGGAATGTTGATTTTGCGGCTTGGTGTAGTTATAAATATATGAACTCCGGACCGGGAAATGCTTCCGGTTGTTTTATCCACGAAATGCATCATAACGATACCAGCTTGCCACGTTTTGCCGGATGGTGGGGACATAATAAAGAGCGCCGTTTTAAAATGGAGCCGCAATTCGATCCGGTTCGTGGTGCCGATGGATGGCAAATTAGTAACTTACCGGTAATCTCGTTGGCGCCGTATTTGGCATCTGTCGAAATGTTTGCCGAAGTAGGAATGGACAAGCTAATCGAAAAAAGAGATTTGCTAACGGCTTATCTGGAATTTATTCTTCAGGAAGTGGATAAAGAAGTGGAAAGTGAATTCGAAGTAATCACACCGTCCGATCCGACGCAAAGAGCGTGTCAGTTGTCGGTGTTTTTACATGGTGAAGGAAGAGCACTTTTTGATTATCTGATGAAAAATGGCGTGATCACCGACTGGCGGGAACCGAATGTGATCCGTTTGGCTCCGGTACCGTTCTATTGTTCGTTCGAAGACATGTATGAATTTGGACAAATTTTACGCGAAGGAATTTTGAATAAAAGCAAATAG